Proteins co-encoded in one Calditrichota bacterium genomic window:
- a CDS encoding cold shock domain-containing protein produces MEKGTVKWFNASKGYGFITREQGGDVFVHYKSIEGDGFKALDEGEMVEFEVENSPKGLQATNVTKI; encoded by the coding sequence ATGGAAAAAGGAACTGTCAAATGGTTTAATGCCTCTAAGGGCTACGGTTTTATCACTCGCGAACAGGGCGGAGACGTTTTTGTTCACTACAAATCAATCGAAGGCGATGGATTCAAGGCGCTGGACGAAGGTGAAATGGTAGAGTTTGAAGTCGAGAACAGTCCCAAGGGTCTGCAGGCGACCAACGTCACGAAAATATAG
- a CDS encoding proline--tRNA ligase, with the protein MAKGITKRSEDYSRWYTDIVTQAKLADYSPVKGCMVIRPNGYAIWENMQAVLDKMFKETGHENAYFPLFIPESFMKKEADHVEGFAPECAVVTHGGGKKLEEPLMVRPTSETIIWAMYKKWIQSYRDLPILYNQWANVVRWEMRTRLFLRTTEFLWQEGHTAHAAMEEAEEEALKILNIYTKFAEEYMAMPVIQGVKTENEKFAGAVHTYSIEAMMQDHKALQAGTSHNLGQNFAKAFDVTFQDEDLQVKYVYATSWGVSTRLVGALIMTHSDDKGLIVPPKLAPIEVVIIPISKGGEEREKILAYIEQITIAWNGKFRFKVDDREGYRPGWKFNEWELQGVPLRLEIGPRDLEKQQATMVRRDTGEKSAVPQDSLADTIETTLETIQRDLYKRALEMREQYTFMADDYEKFKKQIDDPGGFFWVHWCGDAACEEKLQQETKATIRCIPLENPHQEEGKCLICGKSSKERVIVSKAY; encoded by the coding sequence ATGGCAAAAGGAATCACGAAACGGAGCGAGGACTATTCACGCTGGTACACGGACATCGTGACGCAAGCCAAATTAGCGGACTATTCACCGGTAAAAGGCTGCATGGTGATTCGTCCGAATGGCTATGCGATCTGGGAAAATATGCAAGCTGTTTTAGATAAAATGTTCAAAGAAACAGGCCACGAAAACGCCTACTTTCCGCTGTTCATTCCGGAAAGTTTCATGAAAAAAGAAGCCGATCACGTTGAAGGTTTTGCTCCGGAGTGCGCTGTGGTAACTCATGGCGGCGGGAAGAAATTGGAAGAACCGCTCATGGTGCGTCCGACTTCGGAAACGATCATCTGGGCCATGTACAAAAAATGGATTCAGTCGTATCGCGATCTGCCGATTTTGTACAATCAATGGGCAAATGTCGTGCGCTGGGAAATGAGAACCCGACTTTTTCTGCGAACGACCGAATTCCTCTGGCAGGAAGGTCACACGGCACATGCCGCAATGGAAGAAGCCGAAGAAGAGGCGCTGAAAATTCTCAATATTTACACTAAATTCGCCGAAGAATACATGGCAATGCCGGTCATCCAGGGCGTGAAAACCGAAAATGAAAAATTTGCCGGCGCGGTGCATACTTACAGCATCGAAGCCATGATGCAGGATCACAAGGCGCTGCAGGCAGGCACTTCGCACAATCTGGGACAAAATTTTGCCAAAGCATTCGACGTCACTTTTCAAGATGAGGATTTGCAGGTGAAATACGTTTACGCGACGAGTTGGGGCGTATCAACGCGACTCGTTGGCGCGCTGATTATGACGCACAGCGACGACAAGGGTTTGATTGTGCCGCCCAAGTTAGCGCCCATCGAAGTTGTCATTATTCCCATCAGCAAAGGTGGCGAAGAACGAGAGAAAATTTTAGCCTACATCGAGCAGATTACCATCGCCTGGAACGGTAAATTCCGCTTCAAAGTGGACGACCGCGAGGGGTATCGCCCCGGCTGGAAATTTAATGAGTGGGAATTGCAGGGCGTGCCGCTGCGGCTGGAGATTGGTCCCCGCGATCTGGAGAAACAGCAAGCCACCATGGTACGCCGCGATACCGGAGAAAAATCTGCCGTACCGCAGGACTCTCTTGCTGACACCATCGAAACGACACTTGAAACAATCCAGCGCGATCTGTACAAACGCGCTCTGGAGATGCGCGAGCAATACACTTTCATGGCCGATGATTACGAGAAATTCAAAAAACAGATTGACGATCCGGGCGGATTTTTCTGGGTTCACTGGTGCGGCGATGCCGCTTGCGAGGAAAAACTGCAGCAGGAAACCAAAGCCACCATTCGCTGCATCCCGCTGGAAAACCCGCACCAAGAAGAAGGCAAATGTCTGATCTGCGGCAAATCTTCAAAAGAAAGAGTCATTGTGTCAAAGGCGTATTGA
- the hemW gene encoding radical SAM family heme chaperone HemW, whose product MKKFGIYLHIPFCRRKCEYCDFYSIADKPKLRQLFVEAAVREIEFYREHAALSQQTVTSIYFGGGTPSLLEDKQISQLLETIQRSFPVSCDCEISLEANPESLSLEKLTFLKEIGFNRISIGAQSFDDNELKKLGRIHSAAQAKKAVEWAKSAGFENISLDLIFAIPGQTPARWRSNIRQARELQPQHISTYCLTYEPETEFGEKLQSGALKKISEETERIMYLETIDFLEKHNFIHYEISNFAKENQTCRHNQTYWDLSPYLGIGPSAHSYWKNHRQWNVRSVVKYIEKLTSGNLPVEDQENLSPEQKELEYIFLRLRTREGISLENYRKLSGKDFLSSHESTIQKLSSHPDAPLFEIEDNRFFLTPAGFVLFDEICGMFASDLNYQHIRASN is encoded by the coding sequence GCACATCCCTTTTTGCCGACGAAAATGCGAGTACTGTGATTTTTACTCCATCGCGGACAAACCGAAGTTGCGTCAGCTTTTCGTTGAAGCGGCGGTTCGGGAAATCGAATTTTATCGCGAACATGCCGCACTCTCGCAACAGACAGTCACTTCGATCTATTTTGGCGGTGGCACGCCTTCTCTGCTGGAAGACAAACAAATCTCGCAATTGCTGGAAACAATTCAACGATCATTCCCGGTGAGTTGCGATTGTGAAATTTCTCTGGAAGCCAATCCGGAATCCCTGTCACTGGAAAAATTGACATTTCTCAAAGAAATCGGCTTCAATCGTATCAGCATCGGCGCCCAGTCCTTCGACGATAACGAGCTCAAAAAATTAGGCAGAATTCACTCGGCCGCCCAGGCAAAAAAAGCCGTGGAATGGGCAAAATCGGCAGGGTTTGAAAATATCAGCCTCGATTTGATTTTTGCCATTCCCGGACAAACGCCTGCACGATGGCGGTCAAATATAAGGCAGGCGCGTGAACTTCAACCGCAGCACATTTCCACCTACTGTCTCACTTACGAACCGGAAACCGAATTCGGGGAAAAATTGCAAAGCGGAGCTCTCAAAAAAATTTCCGAAGAAACGGAACGTATCATGTATCTGGAAACGATAGATTTTCTGGAAAAACATAACTTTATCCACTACGAAATTTCCAACTTCGCCAAAGAAAACCAGACCTGTCGCCACAATCAAACTTACTGGGATCTTTCGCCTTATCTGGGCATTGGGCCTTCTGCGCATTCTTACTGGAAAAATCACCGCCAATGGAACGTGCGCTCGGTTGTGAAATACATCGAAAAACTGACTTCAGGAAATTTGCCTGTGGAAGACCAAGAAAATCTGTCCCCAGAGCAGAAAGAGCTGGAATACATTTTTTTGCGGCTGCGAACCAGAGAAGGCATTTCATTAGAAAATTACCGCAAACTATCCGGAAAAGATTTTCTTTCTTCCCACGAATCAACTATCCAGAAACTTTCCAGTCATCCGGACGCACCCCTTTTTGAAATCGAAGATAATCGCTTTTTTCTCACTCCGGCGGGATTTGTTTTGTTTGATGAGATTTGTGGGATGTTTGCCAGCGACTTAAATTATCAGCACATTCGGGCCTCAAATTAA